The proteins below are encoded in one region of Chelonia mydas isolate rCheMyd1 chromosome 11, rCheMyd1.pri.v2, whole genome shotgun sequence:
- the LOC119567357 gene encoding antigen-presenting glycoprotein CD1d-like produces the protein MLLPLLLLPWAWGALAASPPVPPGSLTLRLLKTTVFHNASSSNVEGMALLGDLETHSMDCSTCRIRFLQPWAQQGLTPRQWQDLETMLHRYLSNFILLINKIVKDEGEHYPFVTQFSLGCELHLNGTSRQFCDSAMNGKDFISFNVDLGTWVAQRGDKLALSIRDLLNQDKSKSATAQFLLRTTCVSELQSFVQYGKESLARQERPVAVVFARAPPPAGTPAPLLLVCRVTGFYPRPVRVAWLQDGEEVGPGWRLNSSGILPNADLTYQLRSSLAVGPGDGHSYACRVEHSSLGSQSLLIPWGHSRPWGPGLAVGITLGALAVAAMAVVLWWRICRGHRDVRPGEPRA, from the exons cctcccctcctgtccccccaggGTCTCTCACCCTCCGGCTGCTCAAAACCACCGTCTTCCACAACGCCAGTTCTAGCAACGTGGAGGGGATGGCCCTGCTCGGAGACCTGGAGACCCACTCCATGGATTGCAGCACCTGCAGGATCCGCTTCCTGCAACCTTGGGCCCAGCAGGGCCTGACCCCGAGGCAGTGGCAGGACCTGGAGACAATGCTCCATCGCTACCTGTCCAACTTCATCCTTCTTATTAACAAAATTGTTAAGGATGAAGGAGAGCACT ACCCCTTTGTTACCCAGTTCTCCCTTGGCTGCGAGCTCCACCTCAACGGCACCTCACGGCAATTCTGTGACTCCGCGATGAACGGCAAGGATTTCATCAGCTTCAACGTGGACTTGGGCACCTGGGTCGCTCAGCGTGGGGATAAGTTGGCCCTCAGCATCCGGGACCTTCTTAACCAGGATAAGAGCAAGTCTGCCACGGCTCAGTTCCTCCTGAGAACAACGTGTGTCAGTGAACTCCAGAGCTTTGTCCAGTACGGGAAAGAGTCTCTGGCGAGACAAG AGCGGCCGGTCGCCGTGGTGTTTGCCCGAGCGCCTCCCCCAGCCGGGACCCCCGCGCCGTTACTGCTGGTTTGCCGGGTCACCGGTTTCTACCCCCGGCCCGTCCGCGTGGCCTGGCTGCAGgacggggaggaggtggggccgggctgGCGGCTGAACTCCAGCGGGATCCTGCCCAACGCGGACCTGACCTATCAGCTGCGCAGCTCCCTGGCCGTGGGGCCGGGCGACGGGCACAGCTACGCCTGCCgggtggagcacagcagcctGGGGAGCCAGAGCCTGCTGATCCCCTGGG GGCACAGCAGGCCCTGGGGCCCCGGCCTGGCCGTGGGCATCACGCTGGGGGCTCTGGCCGTAGCCGCCATGGCCGTGGTGCTGTGGTGGAGAATATGCAG GGGCCACCGGGACGTCAGACCAGGAGAACCCAGAGCCTGA